A region from the Corylus avellana chromosome ca7, CavTom2PMs-1.0 genome encodes:
- the LOC132188867 gene encoding uncharacterized protein LOC132188867: MVNFVEAQKPLLHGLMKMAGIKPYTVEIQPGTVMTFWVPLETIKNHKKGQKPQPPAKPSKPVVVLVHGFAAEGIVTWQFQVGALAKKYSVYVPDLLFFGGSTTDKTDRSPTFQAECLAAALGKLGVERCTVVGFSYGGMVAFKMAELYPELVQAIVVSGSIIAMTDSISETTLKGLGFSSSSELLLPTSVKGLKALLSVAAHKKLWFPDRLHKDFLEVMFTNRKERGELLEGLIVSNKDPTVPNFPQKVHLLWGEDDQIFNLELAQNMQGQLGESASFQGIKKAGHLVHLERPCVYNRYLKQFLASLHADKAKK, from the exons ATGGTGAACTTCGTGGAAGCACAGAAGCCTTTGTTGCATGGGCTAATGAAGATGGCAGGGATCAAACCCTACACGGTGGAGATCCAGCCAGGCACGGTCATGACCTTCTGGGTCCCATTGGAGACcatcaaaaaccacaaaaaggGCCAAAAGCCCCAGCCCCCGGCTAAGCCCAGCAAGCCCGTGGTGGTCCTGGTCCACGGGTTCGCCGCCGAGGGCATCGTGACGTGGCAGTTCCAGGTCGGCGCTCTCGCCAAGAAATACTCTGTTTACGTGCCGGATCTCCTCTTCTTCGGAGGCTCGACAACCGACAAAACCGACAGGTCACCGACATTCCAGGCCGAGTGTTTGGCTGCAGCTTTGGGGAAGCTCGGGGTGGAGAGGTGCACCGTGGTTGGGTTCAGTTACGGTGGGATGGTGGCGTTCAAAATGGCTGAGCTGTACCCGGAGCTGGTCCAGGCCATAGTGGTTTCAGGCTCGATCATCGCCATGACCGACTCGATCAGTGAAACAACGCTGAAAGGCCTTGGGTTCTCTTCTTCTTCGGAGCTTTTGCTGCCCACTTCCGTTAAAGGCTTGAAAGCGCTTCTCTCTGTTGCTGCTCACAAGAAGCTGTGGTTCCCGGATCGCCTTCACAAAGACTTCCTTGAG GTGATGTTCACCAACAGGAAGGAGAGAGGTGAGCTCTTAGAAGGTTTAATCGTGAGCAACAAGGATCCCACGGTTCCCAATTTCCCacag AAAGTGCATCTTTTATGGGGTGAGGATGATCAGATTTTCAATCTGGAGCTTGCTCAGAACATGCAAGG GCAACTAGGAGAAAGTGCATCCTTTCAAGGCATAAAGAAGGCCGGTCACTTGGTTCACCTGGAACGACCTTGTGTTTATAATAGGTATCTGAAGCAGTTCCTTGCCTCCTTGCACGCAGACAAAGCCAAGAAGTGA
- the LOC132188340 gene encoding GATA transcription factor 19-like — protein sequence MHRCSTSQVGPCTCGMFHSQSSPFSMLFSVPNHRPYDESDMYSFTSSSSSVDCTLSLGTPSTRLTEDDEKRRRSGSSVSNFCWDLLQTKQQPSAPQSHKSSRGANNGGNNNAANDPLLARRCANCDTTSTPLWRNGPRGPKSLCNACGIRFKKEERRASAAASATNINGASSGGLTEQNHMLGHHNSTSWYAHSQSQKMPCYSPAIGNEFRFIEDNDRDSDTGIPFLSWRLNVTDRPGLIHDFTR from the exons ATGCATCGCTGCAGCACCTCTCAGGTGGGGCCATGTACGTGTGGTATGTTTCACAGCCAAAGCAGTCCCTTCTCCATGCTATTCTCCGTGCCCAACCACAGGCCGTATGATGAATCCGATATGTATTCTTTCacatcctcttcctcttctgtCGATTGCACTCTCTCTTTAGGAACCCCATCTACTCGTCTAACCGAAGATGACGAAAAACGACGCCGCTCTGGCTCCTCCGTCTCCAACTTTTGCTGGGACTTGTTACAGACCAAGCAACAACCTTCTGCACCTCAATCTCACAAAAGTAGCCGCGGAGCCAATAATGGCGGCAATAACAACGCCGCCAATGACCCCCTCCTCGCTCGCCGCTGTGCCAACTGTGACACCACTTCCACACCCCTCTGGAGAAACGGTCCAAGAGGCCCAAAG TCGCTATGCAATGCTTGTGGTATTCGATTCAAGAAGGAAGAGCGGCGAGCCAGCGCCGCGGCGTCAGCGACAAACATCAACGGCGCGAGCTCAGGAGGACTAACAGAGCAGAATCACATGCTAGGCCACCATAACAGTACTTCATGGTACGCACATTCACAGAGCCAGAAAATGCCGTGCTACTCTCCTGCCATTGGCAACGAGTTCCGGTTCATCGAAGACAATGACCGAGATTCGGATACCGGCATTCCCTTCCTTTCTTGGCGCCTCAATGTCACTGATAGGCCGGGCCTCATCCATGACTTCACGAGATGA
- the LOC132187162 gene encoding DNA-3-methyladenine glycosylase 1-like: MITTHPYKHFPISGYSTLINDQLCTMVKHKKTQIQNPSSSKIPFPPRKIRKPLKPEVPNTDSSSKPSKANPSQPAIVFPTAVKPLTFEGEIDAALTHLRSSDPLLTTLIDSYRPPAFESQCPPFLALAKSILYQQLAANAAKSIYTRFVALCGGETDVVPDSVLALNPAQLRKVGVSGRKASYLHDLADKYKSGVLSDSSILEMSDESLLTKLTLVKGIGVWSVHMFMMFSLRRPDVLPVGDLGVRKGVQQLYGLKELPRPLEMEEICEKWKPYRSVGSWYMWRFMEAKGVTITPTSTVACASAPLVDGKPNLP; the protein is encoded by the coding sequence ATGATAACCACCCACCCCTATAAACATTTCCCAATTTCCGGTTACTCTACCCTAATTAACGACCAGCTCTGCACAATGGTTAAGCATAAGAAAACCCAGATCCAAAATCCATCCTCCTCCAAAATCCCATTCCCTCCCCGCAAAATCCGAAAACCCCTGAAGCCAGAGGTCCCCAATACAGACTCCTCCTCTAAACCCAGCAAAGCAAACCCATCTCAGCCCGCTATCGTTTTCCCCACAGCCGTGAAGCCACTAACATTTGAAGGCGAAATTGACGCTGCTCTTACCCATTTACGCAGCTCCGATCCACTCCTCACCACCCTTATAGACTCGTATCGGCCTCCAGCTTTCGAGTCTCAATGCCCACCATTCTTAGCCCTCGCAAAAAGCATCCTCTACCAGCAACTCGCGGCCAACGCCGCGAAATCAATCTACACGCGCTTCGTCGCGCTCTGCGGCGGCGAGACCGATGTAGTCCCCGACAGCGTGCTCGCTCTTAACCCAGCGCAGCTCCGGAAAGTCGGAGTCTCCGGTCGGAAGGCGAGTTACCTCCACGACTTGGCAGACAAGTACAAGAGTGGGGTTTTATCGGACTCCTCGATTCTCGAAATGAGCGATGAGTCCCTGCTCACGAAGTTGACGTTGGTTAAGGGAATAGGGGTTTGGTCGGTGCACATGTTCATGATGTTCTCGCTGCGCAGGCCGGATGTTCTACCGGTGGGAGACCTTGGCGTGAGGAAAGGCGTGCAGCAATTGTATGGGCTAAAGGAATTGCCACGGCCTTTGGAGATGGAGGAGATTTGTGAGAAGTGGAAGCCTTATAGGTCTGTTGGGTCGTGGTATATGTGGAGGTTTATGGAAGCCAAAGGAGTCACAATCACACCTACGTCTACTGTAGCATGTGCATCAGCACCGTTGGTGGATGGTAAGCCTAATCTACCGTGA